The uncultured Roseibium sp. genome contains a region encoding:
- a CDS encoding adenosine deaminase, which yields MTTYQTVPKAELHCHIEGAATPSLVRRLAEQKGIDVSPIIDQNGKYIWSDFTTFLKAYDLASSVFKTPADYSLLTETYFRMLAAEGAIYGEVFISPDHAQAAGLSYRSYVEGLAAGIERAKADTGIEGRMIAIGVRHFGAASVERVVREVIGNPHPLVTGFGLAGDEREGHPANFAKAFRMAADAGLGITAHAGEFGGPDSVIAALEFLRVKRIGHGVRAIEDPNLVKRLADERVVLEVCPGSNTALGVYSVLRFHPVNLLRRAGVRLTLNSDDPPFFNTTLGKEYASVTRTFGWSLEDQLEITRTAIEAAFCDDGTRQRLLVRLESAKHG from the coding sequence ATGACAACCTATCAGACCGTGCCGAAGGCCGAACTTCACTGCCACATCGAGGGGGCGGCGACGCCATCGCTGGTGCGCCGCCTGGCCGAGCAGAAGGGCATCGACGTTTCTCCGATCATCGACCAGAACGGCAAATACATCTGGTCTGATTTCACGACCTTCCTAAAGGCTTATGACCTGGCGAGTTCGGTGTTCAAGACGCCGGCCGACTACAGTCTTTTGACCGAAACCTATTTCCGCATGCTCGCCGCCGAGGGCGCCATTTATGGTGAGGTGTTCATTTCACCGGACCATGCCCAGGCCGCCGGCCTGTCCTATCGCTCTTATGTCGAAGGCCTTGCGGCCGGGATCGAGCGGGCGAAGGCCGACACCGGCATCGAGGGTCGGATGATTGCCATCGGCGTCCGGCATTTCGGCGCTGCCTCGGTGGAGCGGGTGGTCCGCGAGGTCATCGGAAATCCGCATCCGCTCGTCACCGGGTTCGGGTTGGCGGGCGATGAGCGCGAAGGCCATCCGGCGAATTTCGCCAAGGCCTTCCGCATGGCGGCCGACGCAGGCCTCGGAATCACCGCTCATGCGGGCGAATTCGGAGGGCCGGACAGTGTCATCGCCGCGTTGGAGTTCCTCAGGGTCAAGCGGATCGGCCACGGGGTGCGGGCGATCGAGGATCCCAATCTGGTCAAGCGCCTCGCTGATGAGCGGGTGGTTCTGGAGGTCTGCCCCGGATCCAACACGGCGCTCGGCGTCTACTCCGTCTTGCGCTTCCATCCGGTCAACCTGCTGCGCCGGGCCGGTGTCCGCCTGACGCTCAATTCCGACGATCCGCCGTTCTTCAACACCACGCTCGGCAAGGAGTATGCCTCCGTCACCAGGACCTTCGGTTGGAGCCTGGAAGACCAGCTCGAGATTACCCGGACGGCCATCGAAGCCGCCTTTTGCGATGACGGGACCCGCCAGCGCCTGCTCGTCAGGCTGGAAAGCGCAAAGCACGGCTAG
- a CDS encoding phytanoyl-CoA dioxygenase family protein produces the protein MRARSFDATEDGHLTQEMKDAYLEDGFLILRGYKTTGECDALRERMTALIDAFDPESIASVFETGAQSHARDSYFRESGDKVRFFFEKEAFDADGKLIKNKHEALNKVGHALHDEDPVFEAFTRDEKMERTAKDLGLVSPLLAQSMYIFKPPHIGGEVNCHQDSTFLHTEPLTCTGFWFALEDADETNGGLYGVPGGHKGPLRTRFHYDGDGLVMEKLDDTPFEHEDRHAPLIAPKGTLVILHGKVPHKSAPNRSPRSRHAYAVHMVDGKAVWSADNWLTRARDNPMRGF, from the coding sequence ATGCGGGCACGCAGTTTTGACGCCACCGAAGACGGTCACCTGACGCAGGAGATGAAGGACGCCTACCTTGAGGACGGCTTTCTGATATTGCGCGGCTACAAGACGACGGGCGAGTGCGATGCCTTGAGGGAGCGCATGACGGCGCTGATCGATGCCTTCGACCCGGAGAGCATTGCTTCGGTTTTCGAAACCGGCGCGCAGAGCCACGCTCGGGATTCCTACTTTCGCGAAAGCGGCGACAAGGTCCGCTTCTTTTTTGAGAAGGAAGCCTTCGATGCGGATGGCAAGCTGATCAAGAACAAGCACGAGGCGCTGAACAAGGTTGGCCACGCGCTGCATGATGAAGACCCGGTCTTCGAGGCCTTCACCCGCGACGAAAAGATGGAACGGACCGCGAAGGACCTGGGCCTTGTGTCGCCCCTGCTGGCCCAGTCCATGTATATCTTCAAGCCGCCGCACATCGGTGGCGAGGTAAACTGCCATCAGGACAGCACCTTCCTCCACACCGAGCCCTTGACCTGTACCGGCTTCTGGTTCGCGCTGGAAGATGCGGATGAAACCAACGGCGGACTCTACGGCGTCCCAGGCGGGCATAAAGGCCCGCTGCGCACCCGCTTCCACTACGACGGCGACGGCCTTGTCATGGAAAAGCTGGACGATACCCCGTTCGAGCACGAGGATCGCCATGCGCCGCTGATCGCGCCCAAGGGGACTCTGGTGATCCTCCACGGCAAGGTCCCGCACAAATCCGCGCCCAACCGCTCCCCCCGGTCCCGCCATGCCTATGCGGTGCACATGGTGGACGGCAAGGCCGTATGGTCGGCGGACAACTGGCTGACGCGCGCGCGAGACAATCCGATGCGGGGGTTCTGA
- a CDS encoding phosphopentomutase — protein MPRAILCVLDSFGIGGAEDAERFGDAGSDTLGHIAEACAVGKGDKEGLRSGLLRLPNMDRLGLGAASLLSNGTAAPGLDFAGEPEGLWGYAAETSNGKDTPSGHWEIAGVPVRFDWGYFPDTVPSFPGELIEAVLEQSDIPGILGNSHASGTVIIEELGEEHIRTGKPIFYTSADSVIQIAAHETHFGLERLYGLCEITRKIADAYNIGRVIARPFVGESAGDFQRTANRRDYSVLPPEPTLLDRLSQDGRTVFGIGKISDIFAHQGVSKVLKGAGNEELFEKTLQAMDEAEDGDLVFANFIDFDSLYGHRRDVPGYAAALESFDTRLPDMVGRMRDGDLLILTADHGCDPTWRGTDHTREHIPVIGTGPGIAGRGIGGRRTYADIGETLARHLHIAPGKHGTSFI, from the coding sequence ATGCCTCGTGCAATTCTGTGCGTTCTGGACAGTTTCGGAATTGGCGGCGCGGAGGACGCCGAACGCTTCGGTGATGCGGGCTCCGATACGCTCGGTCACATTGCCGAAGCCTGTGCTGTCGGCAAGGGAGACAAGGAAGGTCTTCGCTCCGGCTTGTTACGGCTCCCGAACATGGACCGTCTCGGACTGGGGGCCGCGTCGCTCCTGTCCAACGGCACGGCCGCGCCCGGTCTGGATTTTGCCGGCGAGCCGGAGGGCCTGTGGGGCTATGCCGCTGAAACCTCCAACGGCAAGGACACGCCGTCGGGTCACTGGGAAATCGCCGGCGTGCCGGTGCGCTTCGACTGGGGCTATTTCCCCGATACCGTTCCGAGCTTCCCGGGCGAGTTGATCGAAGCCGTGCTGGAACAGTCCGACATTCCCGGCATTCTTGGCAACAGCCACGCTTCGGGCACGGTGATCATCGAGGAGCTTGGCGAGGAGCATATCCGGACCGGCAAGCCGATCTTCTACACATCCGCCGATTCCGTGATCCAGATCGCCGCCCACGAGACCCATTTCGGCCTGGAGCGGCTTTACGGGTTGTGCGAGATCACCCGCAAGATCGCCGACGCCTATAATATCGGCCGTGTCATCGCCCGTCCCTTCGTCGGCGAAAGCGCAGGCGACTTCCAGCGCACTGCCAACCGGCGCGACTATTCCGTCCTGCCGCCGGAGCCGACGCTCCTTGACCGCCTGAGTCAGGACGGTCGGACCGTTTTCGGGATCGGCAAGATCTCGGACATTTTCGCCCATCAGGGTGTTTCGAAGGTCCTGAAAGGGGCCGGCAACGAAGAGCTTTTCGAAAAGACGCTTCAGGCGATGGATGAGGCGGAAGACGGCGATCTCGTCTTCGCCAATTTCATTGATTTCGATTCCCTTTACGGGCACCGCCGGGATGTGCCCGGCTATGCCGCGGCGCTGGAAAGTTTCGACACGAGGCTGCCGGACATGGTAGGCCGCATGCGCGACGGCGATCTGTTGATCCTCACCGCCGACCATGGCTGCGATCCCACCTGGCGGGGCACCGACCATACGCGTGAACATATCCCCGTCATCGGGACCGGGCCGGGTATCGCCGGTCGAGGCATCGGCGGACGCCGGACCTATGCCGATATCGGCGAAACACTGGCAAGGCATTTGCATATTGCGCCGGGGAAACACGGCACCAGTTTTATTTGA
- the deoA gene encoding thymidine phosphorylase, with protein sequence MLAQELIRKKRDGGTLEDAEVRFFVNGLADGSVTEGQVSALAMAVFFKGLAVEERIALTLAMRDSGDVLDWSEIDKPILDKHSTGGVGDNVSLMLAPALAACGAAVPMISGRGLGHTGGTLDKFDSIPGYKTQPDNDLFKKVVREVGCAVIGQTGNLAPADKRFYAIRDVTATVESLDLITASILSKKLAAGLQGLVLDVKWGTGAFMAGLDDARALAESLVLVANGAGLKTTALITDMNEPLASAAGNAVEVQNAVDFLKGDAIDNRLWDVTVAQGGELLATGGLAPSAEAGADKMRHAFESGQAAEVFAKMVSGLGGPADFMEKPELYLAKAPVEAPVYAEHEGIVTAVDARAVGIAVVELGGGRRTAADVIDPSVGLTSLAGIGNRVDADQPIAIVHAANEDAAERAAVALRRAYRIGDALDVEDRPTVVERIAP encoded by the coding sequence ATGCTGGCGCAGGAACTGATCCGCAAAAAGCGGGATGGCGGCACGCTGGAGGACGCGGAAGTCAGGTTCTTCGTAAACGGGCTTGCCGACGGCAGCGTCACCGAGGGTCAGGTTTCGGCCCTTGCCATGGCCGTGTTCTTCAAGGGCCTTGCCGTCGAAGAACGGATTGCGCTGACCTTGGCCATGCGCGACAGCGGTGATGTCCTGGACTGGTCGGAGATCGACAAGCCGATCCTGGACAAGCATTCCACCGGCGGCGTCGGTGACAATGTCTCCCTGATGCTCGCGCCCGCGCTTGCCGCCTGCGGTGCCGCGGTGCCGATGATCTCGGGCCGTGGGCTCGGGCATACCGGCGGAACGCTGGACAAGTTCGACAGCATTCCTGGCTACAAGACCCAGCCGGACAATGATCTGTTCAAGAAGGTGGTTCGTGAGGTCGGTTGTGCCGTTATCGGCCAGACCGGCAATCTGGCGCCCGCCGACAAACGCTTTTACGCCATCCGGGATGTGACCGCGACGGTGGAAAGCCTCGACCTGATCACCGCCTCTATCCTGTCGAAGAAACTCGCCGCCGGCCTTCAGGGTCTGGTGCTCGACGTCAAATGGGGCACCGGTGCCTTCATGGCCGGCCTCGACGACGCGCGCGCGCTGGCCGAAAGCCTGGTTCTCGTCGCCAACGGCGCCGGATTGAAGACGACCGCCCTGATCACCGACATGAACGAGCCGCTGGCGTCTGCCGCCGGCAATGCGGTGGAGGTCCAGAACGCCGTCGATTTCCTCAAAGGCGATGCCATCGACAACCGGCTCTGGGATGTGACCGTGGCCCAGGGCGGCGAACTGCTGGCAACCGGCGGGCTGGCACCGAGCGCGGAAGCCGGTGCGGACAAAATGCGCCACGCGTTCGAAAGCGGGCAGGCGGCGGAAGTCTTCGCGAAGATGGTGAGCGGCCTCGGTGGCCCGGCCGATTTCATGGAAAAACCGGAACTCTATCTGGCCAAGGCCCCGGTGGAAGCGCCGGTCTATGCGGAGCACGAAGGCATTGTCACCGCTGTCGATGCCCGTGCCGTTGGCATCGCCGTCGTCGAACTCGGCGGCGGACGGCGAACCGCCGCCGATGTCATTGATCCCTCCGTCGGACTGACCAGCCTTGCCGGCATCGGCAACCGGGTCGATGCGGATCAGCCGATCGCCATTGTCCATGCCGCAAATGAGGACGCCGCCGAACGGGCAGCCGTTGCCCTGCGCCGCGCTTACCGGATCGGCGATGCGCTCGATGTGGAAGACCGGCCGACCGTGGTGGAACGTATCGCGCCATAA
- the deoC gene encoding deoxyribose-phosphate aldolase produces MADLSATDMAKRALSLLDLTNLNDDCTAADIFELSQRAVTEHGSVAAVCIWPKFVAQAVGELKGTGVKVATVVNFPEGGTNTKAVVAETEKAIADGADEIDLVMPYRAFMDGRKGFTEEQIIQVKAVIPEPALLKVILETGELADPLLIHLASEIAIGAGADFIKTSTGKVPVNATVEAAEVMLTAIEEARRDHEKTVGFKAAGGIRTLEDAAGYLALADQIMGPNWVSASTFRFGASGLLDALIATLEGGETEANDGY; encoded by the coding sequence ATGGCTGACCTTTCGGCCACTGATATGGCAAAACGGGCGCTCAGCCTTCTGGATCTGACGAACCTGAATGACGATTGCACCGCAGCCGACATTTTCGAGCTCTCCCAGCGTGCGGTGACCGAACACGGCTCGGTCGCAGCCGTCTGCATCTGGCCGAAATTCGTGGCCCAGGCGGTCGGCGAATTGAAGGGGACCGGCGTCAAGGTTGCCACGGTCGTCAACTTCCCCGAAGGCGGAACCAACACCAAGGCGGTCGTCGCGGAAACGGAAAAGGCCATCGCCGACGGCGCCGACGAGATCGATCTCGTCATGCCCTATCGCGCCTTCATGGATGGACGCAAAGGCTTTACCGAAGAGCAGATCATCCAGGTCAAGGCCGTCATTCCCGAGCCTGCGCTGCTGAAAGTCATTCTGGAAACCGGCGAATTGGCCGATCCTCTTCTGATCCATCTGGCCTCCGAAATCGCCATCGGTGCCGGAGCGGATTTCATCAAGACATCGACAGGCAAGGTGCCGGTCAATGCCACCGTTGAGGCCGCCGAGGTCATGCTGACGGCGATCGAGGAAGCCCGCCGCGATCACGAAAAGACCGTGGGTTTCAAGGCAGCCGGCGGGATTCGTACCCTGGAGGATGCCGCCGGATATCTGGCCCTTGCCGACCAGATCATGGGGCCGAACTGGGTTTCGGCCTCCACGTTCCGCTTCGGCGCAAGCGGCCTTCTGGATGCGCTGATCGCCACCCTTGAGGGCGGCGAGACCGAGGCGAACGACGGGTACTGA
- a CDS encoding purine-nucleoside phosphorylase, translating into MSGFGHECAEIVRAARPGSYRIGMILGSGLGSLAGEVEDAVRIPYNHLTEFPVSTVTSHSSELVAGTLEGVPVVILSGRAHYYESGDPTVMRTPVETLKHLGCDILLVTNAAGSLREDVAPGSPMLISDHINWSGKNPLIGEEDEKRFLDMSAAYDPDLRDVMKKVAGESGDPLAEGVYMWFSGPSFETAAEIRMAKMLGADAVGMSTVPEVIMARFLGLRVAALSIITNYGAGLQAEALSHDQTKSVAQTGMARMKDLVRAFVKEIGNG; encoded by the coding sequence ATGAGCGGATTTGGCCATGAATGCGCGGAGATCGTCCGCGCCGCCCGTCCGGGCTCTTATCGCATCGGTATGATCCTCGGTTCGGGACTGGGATCGCTTGCCGGGGAAGTGGAGGATGCCGTGCGTATCCCCTACAACCATCTGACCGAGTTTCCGGTGTCCACCGTTACGTCCCATTCCAGCGAACTGGTGGCCGGCACTCTTGAAGGCGTTCCCGTCGTGATCCTCTCCGGCCGCGCGCATTATTACGAAAGCGGCGATCCGACGGTGATGCGCACACCGGTGGAAACGCTGAAGCATCTGGGCTGCGACATCCTGCTGGTGACCAATGCGGCCGGGTCGTTGCGCGAGGACGTGGCGCCCGGAAGCCCGATGCTGATTTCCGACCACATCAACTGGTCAGGCAAGAACCCGCTGATCGGCGAAGAGGATGAGAAACGGTTTCTCGACATGAGCGCGGCTTACGATCCGGATTTGCGCGATGTCATGAAAAAGGTCGCCGGGGAGTCCGGCGATCCGCTGGCGGAAGGCGTTTACATGTGGTTTTCCGGCCCGTCCTTCGAGACAGCGGCCGAAATCCGAATGGCGAAGATGCTGGGCGCGGATGCGGTCGGCATGTCCACCGTCCCGGAAGTGATTATGGCCCGTTTTCTGGGGTTGCGGGTTGCCGCCCTGTCGATCATCACCAACTACGGGGCAGGCCTGCAGGCCGAAGCGTTGTCCCACGATCAAACCAAGAGTGTTGCGCAGACCGGCATGGCGCGCATGAAAGACCTCGTCAGAGCATTTGTGAAGGAGATTGGAAATGGCTGA
- the cdd gene encoding cytidine deaminase, whose protein sequence is MSGLDDLFEAAKAARENAYAPYSDFKVGAAIRTESGHVFAGCNVENAAYPEGTCAEAGAIAAMVLAGETRIGEVVVIGDAALCSPCGGCRQKLKEFSAPDVRVHIAGLDGIKRSFTVAELLPAGFELKRKD, encoded by the coding sequence ATGAGCGGGCTCGACGACTTGTTCGAAGCGGCTAAGGCGGCTCGAGAGAACGCCTATGCTCCCTATTCGGATTTCAAGGTCGGCGCGGCGATCCGGACCGAAAGCGGTCACGTCTTTGCCGGCTGCAATGTGGAAAATGCCGCTTATCCGGAAGGAACCTGCGCCGAAGCTGGTGCCATTGCCGCCATGGTTCTCGCAGGCGAGACACGAATCGGCGAAGTGGTGGTGATCGGCGATGCTGCCTTGTGCTCCCCTTGCGGCGGCTGCCGTCAGAAGCTGAAGGAATTTTCGGCCCCGGATGTGCGTGTTCACATCGCAGGTCTCGACGGAATTAAGCGGAGTTTTACCGTGGCCGAGTTACTGCCGGCCGGTTTCGAACTTAAAAGGAAGGATTGA